From the Lampris incognitus isolate fLamInc1 chromosome 10, fLamInc1.hap2, whole genome shotgun sequence genome, one window contains:
- the lgals2a gene encoding lectin, galactoside-binding, soluble, 2a yields MSGMSIKNMSFKVGQTLTLVGVPKPDATHFAMNIGPDEKDITMHMNPRFNAHGDERAVVCNSYQEGNWCEEHREGGFPFNLGEEFKFTITFSLEEFLVKFSEGSEIHFPNRMGAEKYKFISFDGGVRIISFEIK; encoded by the exons ggAATGAGTATAAAAAACATGTCCTTCAAGGTTGGACAGACCTTGACCTTGGTTGGGGTTCCCAAGCCGGACGCTACTCA TTTTGCCATGAACATTGGTCCCGATGAGAAGGACATCACCATGCACATGAACCCCCGCTTCAACGCCCACGGGGATGAGAGGGCTGTGGTGTGCAACTCCTACCAGGAAGGGAACTGGTGTGAGGAGCACCGTGAAGGAGGCTTCCCTTTCAACCTGGGAGAGGAGTTcaag TttaccatcacattcagcctcgAGGAGTTCTTGGTGAAGTTTTCAGAGGGCTCAGAGATCCACTTTCCCAACCGCATGGGTGCTGAGAAGTACAAGTTCATCAGCTTTGATGGGGGCGTCCGCATCATCAGCTTCGAGATCAAGTAG